Proteins encoded within one genomic window of Cryptosporangium aurantiacum:
- a CDS encoding SDR family NAD(P)-dependent oxidoreductase, with amino-acid sequence MSKIALVTGANRGLGRNTALRLAEDGVDLILTYRTNAQEAQDVVDEVTKLGRTAVALRLDVGVLADHAAFVAQVRTALAEQWGRDTFDYLVNNAGVGLAGSFAETTVEVFDELLNVHFRGLFFLTQQLLPVLADGGRIVNISTGLTRFTRPGYAAYAAMKGAVEVLTHYLAKELGPRGITANVVAPGVTATDFGGGVVRDTPGLREHLGSENALGRIGEPDDVGGVIASLLGDRNAFVTNQRLEVSGGTLI; translated from the coding sequence ATGTCCAAAATCGCCCTCGTGACCGGCGCGAACCGTGGCCTCGGCCGCAACACCGCACTCCGCCTCGCCGAAGACGGCGTCGACCTGATCCTCACGTACCGCACCAACGCCCAGGAGGCGCAGGACGTCGTCGACGAGGTGACGAAGCTCGGCCGCACCGCGGTCGCGCTCCGGCTCGACGTCGGTGTGCTCGCCGACCACGCCGCCTTCGTCGCTCAGGTCCGGACGGCGCTGGCCGAGCAGTGGGGCCGGGACACGTTCGACTACCTGGTCAACAACGCCGGCGTCGGGCTCGCCGGCTCGTTCGCCGAGACCACGGTCGAGGTCTTCGACGAGCTGCTGAACGTCCACTTCCGAGGGTTGTTCTTCCTCACCCAGCAGTTGCTGCCGGTGCTCGCCGACGGCGGCCGGATCGTCAACATCTCGACCGGCCTGACGCGCTTCACCCGCCCGGGGTACGCCGCGTACGCGGCGATGAAGGGCGCGGTCGAGGTGCTGACGCACTACCTCGCGAAGGAGCTCGGGCCGCGCGGGATCACCGCGAACGTCGTCGCGCCGGGAGTGACCGCGACCGACTTCGGCGGCGGAGTGGTCCGGGACACCCCGGGGCTGCGGGAGCACCTCGGCAGCGAGAACGCGCTCGGCCGGATCGGCGAGCCGGACGACGTCGGCGGCGTCATCGCGTCGCTGCTCGGCGACCGCAACGCGTTCGTCACGAACCAGCGCCTGGAGGTCTCCGGCGGCACGTTGATCTGA
- a CDS encoding MarR family winged helix-turn-helix transcriptional regulator gives MSKDFADLVVETWAQELPGVVGDELALAKRASRVSGLLAERVDAELARMGLTKAEYEILAVLRSAGEPYRLRPSDLAKRLMLSSGGTSNLLRRLTAAELVDRDPDPDDARSSWVALTPHGVKTAEEAVRAASKAQAALLRSVPAETTAEAIRALRALLIALGDTP, from the coding sequence GTGAGCAAGGACTTCGCCGACCTCGTCGTCGAGACCTGGGCGCAGGAGCTGCCCGGCGTCGTCGGCGACGAGCTGGCGCTGGCGAAACGCGCCTCCCGGGTGTCGGGCCTGCTCGCCGAGCGGGTGGACGCCGAACTCGCGCGGATGGGTCTCACCAAGGCGGAGTACGAGATCCTCGCGGTGCTCCGGTCGGCGGGCGAACCGTACCGGCTGCGCCCGTCCGACCTGGCCAAGCGTCTGATGCTGTCGTCCGGGGGCACCAGCAACCTGCTGCGGCGGCTCACCGCCGCCGAGCTGGTCGACCGCGACCCCGACCCGGACGACGCCCGCAGCTCGTGGGTCGCGCTGACCCCGCACGGCGTGAAGACCGCGGAGGAGGCGGTGCGGGCGGCGTCGAAGGCCCAGGCCGCGCTGCTGCGCTCGGTGCCCGCGGAGACCACCGCCGAGGCGATCCGGGCGCTGCGGGCCCTGCTGATCGCGCTCGGCGATACGCCCTGA
- a CDS encoding amidohydrolase family protein, producing MRTAILNAHVVPGDDSLELPSATVLIEDGVITARGPGIEAPSDADVIDADGLVAIPGLVDGHRHVWQAPLRGIGADMALTEYLRVVQGRVLSAYGPEDARAAALLGAVEALDAGITSLFDWSNTTVSAEHTDAVVDAYTAAGVRAVVASGSPDRTDDVRRLAKLTGRVTGGLAILGPEYDDWDAVVRHLELGRELDLTVSFHAAGGPGGAVDLLEAAGLLGPDLHLVHLNAMTDADAARLVAAGAGVTITPVVEATMGHGGSPYGRFRDAGGRAGLGVDVVVNAAPDLFEPLRDTLRTERLRTGTLVPAARFLPAVTSDSARAIGLGEQVGTLTVGRRADVVLLDGLAHLTGSGSVAGAVVTALGPANVRTVLVDGRVVKRDGHLVDHDLAALRAAGDALARRALHG from the coding sequence GTGCGCACCGCGATTCTCAACGCCCACGTCGTCCCCGGCGACGACAGCCTCGAACTGCCCTCGGCGACCGTGCTGATCGAGGACGGTGTGATCACCGCGCGCGGTCCCGGGATCGAAGCGCCGTCCGACGCGGACGTGATCGACGCGGACGGCCTGGTCGCGATACCGGGCCTGGTCGACGGCCACCGGCACGTCTGGCAGGCACCGCTCCGCGGCATCGGCGCCGACATGGCGCTGACCGAGTACCTCCGCGTGGTGCAGGGCCGCGTGCTCTCCGCCTACGGCCCCGAGGACGCGCGCGCGGCGGCGCTGCTCGGGGCGGTGGAAGCACTCGACGCCGGGATCACGTCGCTGTTCGACTGGAGCAACACGACGGTGTCCGCCGAGCACACCGACGCGGTCGTCGACGCGTACACGGCCGCCGGTGTCCGCGCGGTCGTCGCGTCCGGCTCGCCCGACCGCACGGACGACGTCCGGCGGCTGGCGAAGCTCACGGGGCGGGTCACCGGAGGGCTGGCGATCCTGGGACCGGAGTACGACGACTGGGACGCGGTGGTCCGCCACCTGGAGCTGGGACGCGAGCTGGACCTCACCGTGTCGTTTCACGCCGCGGGTGGTCCCGGCGGTGCCGTCGACCTGCTGGAGGCCGCCGGGTTACTCGGCCCCGACCTGCACCTCGTCCACCTGAACGCGATGACCGACGCGGACGCCGCCCGGCTGGTCGCGGCCGGAGCGGGCGTGACGATCACGCCGGTCGTGGAGGCCACTATGGGGCACGGCGGGTCGCCGTACGGACGGTTCCGCGACGCCGGCGGCCGGGCCGGGCTCGGCGTCGACGTCGTCGTGAACGCCGCACCCGACCTGTTCGAGCCGCTCCGCGACACGCTGCGCACCGAGCGGCTGCGCACCGGCACGCTCGTGCCTGCGGCGCGCTTCCTCCCGGCGGTCACCAGCGACAGCGCACGGGCGATCGGGCTCGGCGAGCAGGTCGGCACGCTCACGGTCGGCCGCCGGGCGGACGTCGTCCTGCTCGACGGTCTGGCCCACCTGACCGGGAGCGGCAGCGTCGCTGGAGCGGTCGTCACCGCGCTCGGGCCGGCGAACGTCCGGACGGTGCTGGTCGACGGCCGGGTCGTGAAGCGGGACGGCCACCTGGTCGACCACGACCTGGCGGCCCTGCGCGCGGCCGGCGACGCGCTGGCCCGCCGCGCGCTGCACGGCTGA
- a CDS encoding glucose 1-dehydrogenase, translating to MSQPAQQQDVPGIQSAMTPRPDCGETSYQGSGRLVGKAAIITGGDSGIGRAAAIAYAREGADVLISYLNEHSDAEETAKYVEDAGRKAVLVSGDVSKPQHCRDIVARAVEEFGKVDILVNNAAFQMTHESLEEIPDDEWDYTLATNLSAFFHLAKAAVPHMKPGSSIIGSSSVNSDMPNPTLAPYAATKAAIANFCASLAQMLGEKGIRVNSVAPGPIWTPLIPATMPPEKVEKFGENTPLGRAGQPVELAPVYVLLASDEGSYISGARVAVTGGRPIL from the coding sequence ATGAGCCAGCCCGCGCAGCAGCAGGACGTTCCCGGCATCCAGTCGGCGATGACACCCCGCCCGGACTGCGGCGAGACCAGTTACCAGGGCTCGGGCCGCCTCGTCGGCAAGGCCGCGATCATCACCGGCGGCGACAGCGGCATCGGACGAGCCGCCGCGATCGCGTACGCACGCGAGGGGGCCGACGTCCTCATCTCGTACTTGAACGAGCACAGCGACGCGGAGGAGACCGCGAAGTACGTCGAGGACGCCGGCCGCAAGGCCGTGCTGGTGTCCGGCGACGTGTCGAAGCCGCAGCACTGCCGGGACATCGTCGCCCGGGCCGTCGAGGAGTTCGGCAAGGTCGACATCCTGGTGAACAACGCCGCGTTCCAGATGACGCACGAGTCGCTGGAGGAGATCCCGGACGACGAGTGGGACTACACGCTCGCGACGAACCTCTCGGCGTTCTTCCACCTGGCCAAGGCCGCGGTCCCGCACATGAAGCCGGGATCGTCGATCATCGGCAGCTCGTCGGTGAACTCGGACATGCCGAACCCGACGCTGGCCCCGTACGCGGCGACCAAGGCCGCGATCGCGAACTTCTGCGCGAGCCTGGCGCAGATGCTCGGCGAGAAGGGGATCCGGGTGAACAGCGTCGCGCCGGGACCGATCTGGACGCCGCTGATCCCGGCCACGATGCCGCCCGAGAAGGTGGAGAAGTTCGGCGAGAACACGCCGCTCGGGCGGGCGGGTCAGCCGGTCGAGCTGGCGCCGGTCTACGTGCTGCTCGCCTCCGACGAGGGCAGCTACATCTCCGGCGCCCGCGTCGCCGTGACCGGCGGACGCCCGATCCTCTGA
- a CDS encoding MarR family winged helix-turn-helix transcriptional regulator, protein MTTPADPAAPADSSPAIAAFDLVLQFTVLMSEDLTQGLARHNLSESRVHLMWVLAAQGPSTQKSLAEAMHVSARNITGLVDGLVATGFVTREPHPGDRRATLVTMTEHGTETVKSLQDGQRDAAEQLFGPMPPDELTNFLKSMSGVLDRLRAALAAAEEGGNP, encoded by the coding sequence ATGACCACCCCCGCCGACCCTGCCGCCCCTGCCGACTCCTCGCCCGCCATCGCCGCATTCGACCTCGTGCTGCAGTTCACGGTCCTCATGAGCGAGGATCTGACGCAGGGCCTCGCGCGCCACAACCTCAGCGAGTCGCGCGTCCACCTGATGTGGGTTCTCGCCGCGCAGGGGCCGAGCACCCAGAAGAGCCTGGCCGAGGCGATGCACGTCAGCGCCCGGAACATCACCGGGCTGGTGGACGGGCTGGTGGCGACCGGCTTCGTGACGCGCGAGCCGCACCCGGGCGACCGGCGCGCGACGCTCGTCACGATGACCGAGCACGGCACCGAGACGGTCAAATCGCTCCAGGACGGTCAGCGAGATGCCGCCGAGCAGCTCTTCGGCCCGATGCCGCCGGACGAGCTGACGAACTTCCTGAAAAGCATGTCCGGAGTGCTCGACCGGCTCCGCGCAGCACTAGCCGCCGCCGAAGAAGGAGGCAACCCATGA
- a CDS encoding ABC transporter substrate-binding protein, whose amino-acid sequence MARTSSRLKLLAPLAALLVLAAACGGEKVGEDSGSDAVAGGNCGTVNLAINPWVGYEANAAVVAYVAETELGCKVVKKNLLEQVSWQGFSTGVVDVIIENWGHADLVKKYITDEQVAVDAGPTGNKGEIGWYVPPWLAKEHPDVLDWKNLNKYAAQFKTSESGDKGQLLDGDPSYVTNDAALVQNLKLNFKVVYSGSETALITALRQAEQQKKWLLTYFYSPQWFLNEVPAVKVKLPPYTEGCDADPKKVACDYPSYDLNKIVSKKFADSKSPAWTLVKNFTWTNEDQNEVAKSIAVDKLSAEDAAKKWVEANKDKVDAWLKQ is encoded by the coding sequence GTGGCCAGAACGTCCAGCAGGCTCAAACTCCTCGCTCCGCTCGCCGCGTTGCTGGTGCTGGCGGCGGCGTGCGGTGGTGAGAAGGTCGGTGAGGATTCCGGTAGCGACGCCGTGGCCGGCGGCAACTGCGGAACCGTGAACCTCGCGATCAACCCGTGGGTCGGCTACGAGGCGAACGCGGCGGTCGTCGCGTACGTCGCGGAGACCGAACTCGGCTGCAAGGTCGTCAAGAAGAACCTGCTGGAGCAGGTCTCCTGGCAGGGCTTCTCGACCGGTGTCGTCGACGTGATCATCGAGAACTGGGGCCACGCCGATCTGGTCAAGAAGTACATCACCGACGAGCAGGTCGCGGTCGACGCCGGCCCGACCGGCAACAAGGGCGAGATCGGCTGGTACGTGCCGCCGTGGCTGGCCAAGGAGCACCCCGACGTCCTGGACTGGAAGAACCTCAACAAGTACGCGGCGCAGTTCAAGACGTCGGAGTCCGGTGACAAGGGCCAGCTGCTCGACGGCGACCCGTCGTACGTCACGAACGACGCGGCACTCGTGCAGAACCTCAAGCTGAACTTCAAGGTGGTCTACTCGGGGTCGGAGACCGCGCTGATCACCGCACTGCGGCAAGCCGAGCAGCAGAAGAAGTGGCTGCTCACGTACTTCTACTCGCCGCAGTGGTTCCTCAACGAGGTTCCCGCGGTGAAGGTGAAGCTGCCCCCGTACACGGAAGGGTGCGACGCCGACCCGAAGAAGGTGGCGTGTGACTACCCGTCCTACGACCTGAACAAGATCGTCAGCAAGAAGTTCGCGGACTCCAAGAGTCCGGCGTGGACGCTGGTGAAGAACTTCACCTGGACCAACGAGGACCAGAACGAGGTCGCGAAGTCGATCGCCGTCGACAAGCTGTCGGCCGAGGACGCGGCGAAGAAGTGGGTGGAGGCGAACAAGGACAAGGTCGACGCCTGGCTCAAGCAGTAG
- a CDS encoding ABC transporter permease: MSIAVPRARLAVRLNRGWAVVGILVVWLVGFGLFHGKQTLALAPADITGFQARLNEFNDSIGADRNSNPLFLYFFNEIKVAIDEVVVFLQGLISQPVGDRPLPYLGWLGVVALGTYAAWAFGNWRVALLTLAGLLFLGAQGLWQESMDTLALTITAVLLSLLVGIPLGIWAGLSDRFNTVVTPVLDLMQTMPTFVYLAPLTLLFLIGPAAATIATLIYAVPPVIRLTAHGIREVPRDSVEAGESLGSTGGQLLRKVLLPMAKPTIVIGINQTIMAALSMVTIAALIDAPGLGQVVVRALQTLDVGTAFNAGLSIVVLAVVLDRVTTAASVRVKDEPGFGARTRRYGLIGGGVAAAVCAYLSYTYLWAAEFPSSPDFGGPISRAATAVSDWCQLHLAGLTGGLKDGFTAGVIDPLEALLSESPWWLVVAVVTALAYVLGTWRTAVLSLVLLALLIGTGVWSDAMVTLAATLVATVFVTLLGLAFGVWMGRSDRIDAVIRPVLDAAQTMPPFVYLVPFLALFAPSRFTAIVAAVVYAAPVTIKIVADSIRAVSPTTVEAATSVGSSTWQVITKVQVPMARHGITLAVNQGLIYVLAMVVVGGLVGAGALGYDVVAGFVQVSLFGKGLAAGAAIVLLGILLDRITRAAAHERSFPTP, translated from the coding sequence ATGAGCATCGCGGTACCCCGAGCGCGGTTGGCGGTGAGGCTGAACCGGGGCTGGGCCGTCGTCGGCATCCTCGTGGTCTGGCTGGTCGGCTTCGGACTCTTCCACGGCAAGCAGACGCTCGCGCTGGCACCGGCCGACATCACCGGCTTCCAGGCCCGGCTCAACGAGTTCAACGACTCGATCGGCGCCGACCGGAACTCCAACCCGCTGTTCCTCTACTTCTTCAACGAGATCAAGGTCGCGATCGACGAGGTCGTCGTGTTCCTGCAGGGCCTGATCTCCCAGCCGGTCGGCGACCGGCCGCTGCCCTACCTCGGGTGGCTCGGCGTCGTCGCCCTCGGGACGTACGCGGCGTGGGCGTTCGGCAACTGGCGCGTGGCGCTGCTGACGCTCGCCGGGCTGCTGTTCCTCGGGGCGCAGGGGCTCTGGCAGGAGAGCATGGACACGCTCGCGCTGACCATCACCGCGGTGCTGCTCTCGCTGCTCGTCGGCATACCGCTCGGCATCTGGGCCGGCCTGTCCGACCGGTTCAACACCGTCGTCACCCCGGTGCTCGACCTGATGCAGACGATGCCGACGTTCGTCTACCTGGCGCCGCTGACCCTGCTCTTCCTAATCGGCCCGGCCGCCGCCACGATCGCGACGCTGATCTACGCGGTGCCACCGGTGATCCGGCTGACCGCCCACGGCATCCGCGAGGTGCCCAGGGACAGCGTCGAGGCCGGTGAATCGCTCGGATCCACGGGCGGACAGCTGCTGCGCAAGGTCCTGCTCCCGATGGCCAAACCCACGATCGTGATCGGCATCAACCAGACGATCATGGCCGCGCTGTCGATGGTGACGATCGCGGCGCTCATCGACGCGCCAGGGCTCGGGCAGGTCGTGGTGCGCGCGCTGCAGACCCTCGACGTCGGCACCGCGTTCAACGCCGGCTTGTCGATCGTCGTCCTGGCTGTGGTTCTGGACCGGGTCACGACGGCGGCGAGCGTCCGGGTGAAGGACGAACCGGGCTTCGGCGCGAGGACGCGCCGCTACGGGCTGATCGGAGGCGGCGTAGCCGCCGCGGTGTGCGCCTACCTCTCGTACACCTACCTGTGGGCGGCGGAGTTCCCGTCGAGCCCGGACTTCGGCGGCCCGATCAGCCGCGCCGCCACCGCGGTGAGCGACTGGTGCCAGCTGCACCTCGCAGGCCTCACCGGCGGCCTCAAGGACGGCTTTACGGCCGGGGTGATCGACCCGCTGGAGGCGCTGCTCAGCGAGTCGCCGTGGTGGCTGGTGGTCGCGGTGGTCACCGCGCTCGCGTACGTGCTCGGCACCTGGCGGACGGCGGTGCTGTCGCTGGTCCTGCTGGCCCTTCTGATCGGTACCGGCGTCTGGTCGGACGCCATGGTGACGCTCGCCGCGACGCTGGTCGCCACCGTCTTCGTGACGCTGCTCGGCCTGGCATTCGGCGTCTGGATGGGGCGCAGCGATCGGATCGACGCGGTGATCCGGCCGGTGCTCGACGCCGCCCAGACCATGCCCCCGTTCGTCTACCTGGTGCCGTTCCTCGCGCTGTTCGCCCCGAGCCGCTTCACCGCGATCGTGGCCGCGGTCGTCTACGCGGCGCCGGTGACGATCAAGATCGTCGCGGACAGCATCCGGGCCGTCTCGCCCACCACGGTCGAAGCGGCGACGTCGGTCGGGTCGAGCACGTGGCAGGTGATCACCAAGGTCCAGGTTCCGATGGCGCGGCACGGGATCACGCTGGCGGTGAACCAGGGCCTGATCTACGTGCTGGCGATGGTCGTCGTGGGCGGGCTGGTCGGCGCGGGGGCGCTGGGCTACGACGTCGTCGCCGGGTTCGTCCAGGTCAGCCTGTTCGGCAAGGGCCTGGCCGCGGGCGCGGCGATCGTTCTGCTCGGCATCCTGCTCGACCGGATCACCCGCGCCGCGGCACACGAACGCTCGTTCCCAACCCCCTAG
- a CDS encoding quaternary amine ABC transporter ATP-binding protein: MTASTAEASPPARATDDARTDADISVRHLWKVFGPRAERIPADPELAALPRAALKEKTGCLAAVCDLSFDVEPGQVFVVMGLSGSGKSTLVRCLTRLIEPTAGDLLIQGQNIRDADDKALRELRRHRVAMVFQHFGLLPHRRVIDNVAYGLEIRGEKKADRLARAQDVIDLVGLSGFEKSLPSQLSGGMQQRVGLARALAGDPGVLLFDEPFSALDPLIRRDMQNEVIRLHREVGKTMVFITHDLSEALKLGDRILIMRDGRQVQVGTGAELVGKPADDYVRDFVREVPKANVLTLRWIMRPHRPDEPLDGHELGPDVLVKDAVRAVLEASAPVKVVENGELIGVVGDHEVLGVVAQS, translated from the coding sequence GTGACGGCATCCACTGCAGAAGCATCCCCACCCGCGCGCGCCACCGACGACGCCCGCACCGATGCCGACATCAGCGTCCGGCACCTCTGGAAGGTCTTCGGGCCCAGGGCCGAGCGGATCCCCGCCGACCCGGAACTGGCGGCGCTGCCGCGCGCCGCGCTCAAGGAGAAGACCGGCTGCCTGGCCGCGGTGTGCGACCTGAGCTTCGACGTCGAGCCCGGCCAGGTGTTCGTCGTGATGGGACTGTCCGGGTCCGGTAAGTCGACGCTCGTCCGCTGCCTCACCCGGCTGATCGAGCCGACCGCCGGCGACCTGTTGATCCAGGGGCAGAACATCCGCGACGCCGACGACAAAGCGCTGCGCGAATTGCGTCGGCACCGTGTCGCGATGGTGTTCCAGCACTTCGGATTGCTGCCGCACCGGCGCGTTATCGACAACGTCGCCTACGGACTGGAGATTCGCGGTGAGAAGAAGGCCGATCGGCTCGCCAGAGCGCAGGACGTCATCGATCTGGTCGGGCTGAGCGGCTTCGAGAAGTCGCTGCCCAGTCAGCTCTCCGGCGGCATGCAGCAGCGGGTCGGGCTGGCACGCGCGCTGGCCGGTGATCCGGGTGTGCTGCTGTTCGACGAGCCGTTCTCGGCGCTCGACCCGCTGATCCGCCGCGACATGCAGAACGAGGTCATCCGCCTGCACCGCGAGGTCGGCAAGACGATGGTCTTCATCACCCACGACCTGTCCGAGGCGCTGAAGCTGGGCGACCGGATCCTGATCATGCGCGACGGCCGCCAGGTCCAGGTCGGCACCGGCGCGGAGCTGGTGGGGAAGCCCGCCGACGACTACGTCCGCGACTTCGTCCGGGAAGTGCCGAAGGCCAACGTCCTGACGCTGCGCTGGATCATGCGGCCGCACCGGCCCGACGAGCCGCTCGACGGCCACGAGCTCGGCCCCGACGTCCTGGTCAAGGACGCGGTCCGCGCGGTGCTGGAGGCGTCAGCCCCGGTGAAGGTGGTGGAGAACGGCGAGCTGATCGGTGTGGTCGGCGACCACGAGGTGCTCGGCGTGGTGGCCCAGTCATGA
- a CDS encoding aromatic ring-hydroxylating oxygenase subunit alpha → MFNQEHLAASLAELGQARMLPRAAYLDDDVLAWEQRHFFGGWTCAGRAEDLAEPGAHRAVAVGPTEGVLLTRARDGRLRAFVNACRHRGHELLPCGGSAVKRVLTCPYHAWTYDVDGALRAAPGFRDLDKSGFGLIELPSAEWHGWVFVALDADPPPFAEHVGALEDTVAPYSPAELTTVTSHEYVVAANWKTIVENYQECYHCALIHPELCQVSPPESGENLDLPGDWVGGWMDLRDGAATMSLDGRSGGSPIPGLDEHRLRTVMYAAMFPNLLISLHPDYVMTHRLTPLAPGRTRVECAWLFPAEVASRPGFDPAYAVDFWDLTNRQDWAACESVQRGIAAARYQPGPLAPDEDGVHQFIRMVALKYLGEP, encoded by the coding sequence ATGTTCAATCAAGAACATCTCGCGGCGAGCCTGGCCGAGCTGGGGCAGGCCCGGATGCTGCCCCGCGCGGCCTATCTGGACGACGACGTGCTGGCCTGGGAACAGCGGCACTTCTTCGGCGGCTGGACGTGCGCCGGCCGCGCCGAGGACCTGGCCGAACCCGGTGCGCACCGCGCGGTCGCGGTCGGCCCGACCGAGGGTGTGCTGCTCACGAGGGCGCGGGACGGACGGTTACGCGCGTTCGTCAACGCCTGCCGTCATCGCGGCCACGAACTGCTGCCGTGCGGTGGTTCGGCGGTGAAACGGGTGCTCACCTGCCCGTACCACGCGTGGACGTACGACGTGGACGGTGCGCTCCGGGCCGCACCCGGATTCCGCGACCTCGACAAGTCCGGCTTCGGGCTGATCGAGCTGCCGAGCGCGGAGTGGCACGGCTGGGTGTTCGTCGCCCTGGACGCCGACCCGCCGCCGTTCGCCGAGCACGTCGGCGCGCTCGAGGACACCGTCGCCCCCTACTCGCCTGCCGAGCTGACCACGGTCACCAGCCACGAGTACGTCGTCGCGGCGAACTGGAAGACGATCGTCGAGAACTATCAGGAGTGTTATCACTGCGCGCTGATCCATCCCGAGCTGTGCCAGGTCAGCCCGCCCGAGAGCGGCGAGAACCTGGACCTGCCCGGCGACTGGGTCGGCGGCTGGATGGACCTCCGCGACGGCGCGGCCACGATGTCGCTGGACGGGCGCAGCGGCGGCAGCCCGATCCCCGGGCTCGACGAGCACCGGCTGCGCACCGTGATGTACGCGGCGATGTTCCCGAACCTGCTGATCAGCCTGCATCCCGACTACGTGATGACGCACCGGCTGACGCCGCTGGCGCCCGGCCGGACGCGCGTGGAGTGCGCCTGGCTGTTCCCCGCCGAGGTCGCATCTCGTCCGGGCTTTGATCCCGCGTACGCCGTCGATTTCTGGGACCTCACGAACCGCCAGGACTGGGCTGCCTGCGAGTCGGTCCAGCGGGGAATCGCAGCGGCGCGGTACCAGCCCGGCCCGCTGGCACCCGACGAGGACGGCGTCCACCAATTCATCCGGATGGTGGCGCTGAAGTACCTCGGCGAGCCGTAA
- a CDS encoding ABC transporter permease, which produces MRRPYVLGTVTAVYLVWSLLPVAIAVLFSFNAGRSRTNWQGFSTRWYYGDPTRSVWHDDSLHTALTHTLWLGLLTTLITVPLGVAFALGVDRWRGRLPAGASFLMLLSFVLPETLLAVALLFLVTQVATPLTLGTSAQVAGLVTFQVSYPVIIVRARLATIGKQYEEAAQDLGASSFGALRRVLLPLLAPAVFASAVLVFADVIDDFVIVRYLSGSASSEPTAVKIYNTARAAPTPALNALATLMLAASLVAVVVGVVAYRRLTRGEKKSQPTIGAFTGET; this is translated from the coding sequence GTGAGGCGGCCGTACGTGCTGGGCACGGTCACCGCGGTCTACCTGGTCTGGTCGCTCCTGCCGGTGGCGATCGCGGTGTTGTTCTCGTTCAACGCCGGCCGGTCGCGGACGAACTGGCAGGGCTTCTCGACGCGCTGGTACTACGGCGATCCGACCCGCTCGGTGTGGCACGACGACTCGCTGCACACCGCGCTGACGCACACGCTGTGGCTGGGCCTGCTGACGACGCTGATCACGGTTCCGCTCGGCGTCGCGTTCGCGCTCGGCGTCGACCGGTGGCGGGGACGGCTGCCCGCCGGCGCGAGCTTCCTGATGCTGCTCTCGTTCGTGCTGCCCGAGACGCTGCTCGCGGTCGCGCTGCTCTTCCTCGTCACGCAGGTCGCGACGCCGCTGACGCTCGGGACGTCGGCGCAGGTGGCCGGGCTGGTGACGTTCCAGGTGTCCTACCCGGTGATCATCGTCAGAGCTCGGCTGGCGACGATCGGCAAACAGTACGAGGAGGCCGCGCAGGACCTGGGCGCGTCGTCGTTCGGGGCGCTGCGCCGGGTGCTGCTGCCGCTGCTCGCCCCGGCGGTGTTCGCCAGCGCGGTGCTGGTGTTCGCGGACGTCATCGACGACTTCGTGATCGTGCGCTACCTGTCGGGCAGCGCGTCGAGCGAACCGACCGCGGTGAAGATCTACAACACCGCGCGGGCGGCACCGACCCCGGCGCTGAACGCGCTGGCGACGCTGATGCTGGCCGCGTCGCTCGTGGCGGTGGTCGTCGGCGTCGTCGCGTACCGCCGTCTCACCAGGGGGGAGAAGAAATCCCAGCCCACGATCGGGGCCTTCACGGGGGAGACCTGA